In one Lolium rigidum isolate FL_2022 chromosome 3, APGP_CSIRO_Lrig_0.1, whole genome shotgun sequence genomic region, the following are encoded:
- the LOC124694201 gene encoding pyridoxine/pyridoxamine 5'-phosphate oxidase 2-like isoform X2: MAGGGAAASALSSPWRMLLQRALDANAHLKHSTFFQLATVGEGGRPANRTVVFRGFQEHCDKIQIHTDARSNKVGELKEWPLGEICWYFTDSWEQFRISGIVDVIDGSSSDPAKLQREKTWFASSMKTRSQYLGEPWPGVPVAEDDLDPSTGPVDAYCLLTLDPEKVDYVNLKSNQKLMFRRTQEGDHSSDWIAEKASL; this comes from the exons ATGGctggcggtggcgccgccgcgtcGGCTCTCTCGAGCCCCTGGAGGATGCTGCTGCAGCGAGCGCTGGACGCCAATGCCCATCTGAAGCACTCCACCTTCTTCCAGCTT GCCACGGTGGGAGAAGGCGGCAGGCCGGCGAATCGGACCGTCGTATTCAG GGGGTTCCAGGAACACTGTGACAAGATTCAGATTCATACAGATGCGCGGAGTAACAAG GTTGGTGAGCTCAAGGAGTGGCCCCTTGGTGAG ATATGCTGGTATTTCACTGATTCGTGGGAACAGTTCCGTATCAGCGGTATCGTAGATGTGATTGATGGTTCCAGCTCAGACCCTGCCAAGCTCCAG CGAGAGAAAACTTGGTTTGCTAGTTCAATGAAGACAAGATCGCAATACTTAGGAGAGCCATGGCCAGGGGTTCCCGTCGCAGAGGATGATCTCGATCCATCGACTGGCCCAGTTGACGCCTATTGTCTTCTGACCCTTGATCCAGAAAAG GTTGATTATGTGAACCTGAAAAGTAATCAGAAGCTGATGTTCAGAAGAACCCAGGAAGGAGATCATTCCAGTGACTGGATTGCTGAAAAAGCTAGCCTCTAA
- the LOC124694201 gene encoding pyridoxine/pyridoxamine 5'-phosphate oxidase 2-like isoform X1: protein MAGGGAAASALSSPWRMLLQRALDANAHLKHSTFFQLATVGEGGRPANRTVVFRGFQEHCDKIQIHTDARSNKVGELKEWPLGEICWYFTDSWEQFRISGIVDVIDGSSSDPAKLQQREKTWFASSMKTRSQYLGEPWPGVPVAEDDLDPSTGPVDAYCLLTLDPEKVDYVNLKSNQKLMFRRTQEGDHSSDWIAEKASL from the exons ATGGctggcggtggcgccgccgcgtcGGCTCTCTCGAGCCCCTGGAGGATGCTGCTGCAGCGAGCGCTGGACGCCAATGCCCATCTGAAGCACTCCACCTTCTTCCAGCTT GCCACGGTGGGAGAAGGCGGCAGGCCGGCGAATCGGACCGTCGTATTCAG GGGGTTCCAGGAACACTGTGACAAGATTCAGATTCATACAGATGCGCGGAGTAACAAG GTTGGTGAGCTCAAGGAGTGGCCCCTTGGTGAG ATATGCTGGTATTTCACTGATTCGTGGGAACAGTTCCGTATCAGCGGTATCGTAGATGTGATTGATGGTTCCAGCTCAGACCCTGCCAAGCTCCAG CAGCGAGAGAAAACTTGGTTTGCTAGTTCAATGAAGACAAGATCGCAATACTTAGGAGAGCCATGGCCAGGGGTTCCCGTCGCAGAGGATGATCTCGATCCATCGACTGGCCCAGTTGACGCCTATTGTCTTCTGACCCTTGATCCAGAAAAG GTTGATTATGTGAACCTGAAAAGTAATCAGAAGCTGATGTTCAGAAGAACCCAGGAAGGAGATCATTCCAGTGACTGGATTGCTGAAAAAGCTAGCCTCTAA
- the LOC124694199 gene encoding probable helicase CHR10: MGLGKTLQAISLLSYLKIKSIAPGPFLVLCPLSVTDGWLSEFGKFCPSLKVIQYVGDKVHRRNLRRTMHEDVQKSSVSSGSNVLPFDVMLTSYDIALMDQDFLSQIPWLYVVIDEAQRLKNPSTVLYNVLEERFIMPRRLLLTGTPIQNNLSELWALMHFCMPSIFGSLDEFLSTFKEAGNLLLGSQANKANRQCKILKHILRAFMLRRTKALLIKGGILELPPLTELTVMVPLTPVQKKIYLSVLRKELQTLLSFTGGSSRHQSLQNIVVQLRKACSHPYLFSGIEPEPYEEGEHLVQASGKLLVLDLVLKKLHRLGHRVLLFAQMTQTLDILQDFLELRDYTYERLDGSVRAEERFTAIRNFSSQPTRGVVGDDNNPSGAFVFMISTRAGGVGLNLIGADTVIFYEQDWNPQADKQALQRTHRIGQLNHVLSINLVSQRTIEEVIMRRAERKLKLSHNIFGDEDTTDRKGKDLGNEASDMRSIIFGLHQFDPADTAAETINEETLEKLESMSENVIKMRTHEPSEKDGRAFEINPNSTDGSGAVITRAYDSIKIDPGVDEAAYLSWVEKFKETSHSIENVTVELEKQRSAPEEKLLKREANKKKAEEKRLAKWKDLGYETLAVKDPDNIPNQIISDSGSVQLVYGDCTDPSKICAAKPAIIFSCVDNSGTWGRGGMFDALTGLSTHIPDAYKRASESDDLHMGDLHLIQLDEDNCSRTLVAPLWVALAVIQSYSPKRKIPRSGISIPDLELCLSKAAFSAAQRSASIHMPRIGQQSGSQRSEWYTIERLLRKYASLHGIDIFVYYFRRSPKQQPDSD, encoded by the exons TTGCGCCGGGACCGTTTC TGGTGTTATGCCCTCTGAGTGTGACAGATGGCTGGCTCTCGGAATTCGGTAAATTCTGCCCTTCCTTGAAGGTCATCCAGTATGTCGGCGATAAGGTGCATCGTCGTAATCTACGGAGAACTATGCATGAAGATGTCCAGAAATCTTCAGTGTCGTCTGGTTCAAAT GTATTACCATTTGATGTGATGCTGACGAGCTATGACATAGCCTTGATGGATCAGGACTTTCTTTCGCAAATTCCATGGCTCTATGTGGTTATTGATGAGGCCCAGCGTCTGAAAAATCCATCCACT GTATTGTATAATGTCCTTGAAGAACGTTTTATCATGCCAAGGCGTCTACTACTGACAGGCACTCCTATCCAGAACAACCTTTCTGAACTATGGGCGTTGATGCACTTCTGCATGCCTTCAATTTTTGGGTCGCTCGATGAATTCCTGTCTACTTTCAAGGAAGCTGGGAATTTGCTACTAG GTAGTCAAGCTAATAAAGCAAACAGACAATGCAAGATCCTTAAACATATACTCAGAGCATTTATGCTGCGACGAACAAAAGCTTTACTAATTAAGGGCGGAATTCTTGAGTTGCCTCCATTAACCGAGCTGACAGT GATGGTACCTTTGACACCCGTCCAGAAGAAGATATACTTATCGGTGTTGAGAAAAGAGCTGCAAACACTTCTTTCATTCACTGGTGGATCTTCTCGTCACCAGTCTTTGCAAAACATT GTAGTACAACTGCGAAAAGCTTGCAGTCATCCATATCTATTCAGTGGCATTGAGCCTGAACCTTATGAGGAGGGGGAGCATTTAGTTCAG GCTAGTGGAAAGCTTCTTGTGCTAGATCTTGTTCTCAAGAAGCTCCACAGGTTAGGTCATCGTGTTCTGCTATTTGCTCAGATGACTCAGACACTGGACATTCTGCAG GATTTCCTAGAACTGCGTGATTACACATATGAGCGCCTGGATGGTTCAGTGCGTGCTGAGGAGCGGTTTACAGCAATAAGAAATTTCAGCTCTCAACCTACCAGAGGTGTTGTGGGAGATGACAACAATCCAAGTGGAGCTTTTGTGTTCATGATATCAACTAGAGCAGGGGGTGTTGGGCTTAATCTCATTGGTGCTGACACT GTTATTTTTTATGAACAAGACTGGAATCCTCAAGCTGACAAACAGGCTTTGCAGCGTACTCACCGCATCGGACAGTTGAATCATGTATTATCAATAAATTTGGTATCACAGCGCACAATTGAAGAG GTCATCATGCGAAGAGCAgagagaaaacttaagcttagccACAATATTTTTGGAGATGAGGATACAACCGACCGGAAAGGGAAAGATCTGGGAAATGAAGCTAGTGACATGCGTTCGATTATATTTGGCTTACACCAATTTGACCCCGCAGATACAGCTGCAGAAACAATCAATGAGGAGACACTAGAAAAATTGGAATCAATGTCAGAAAATGTTATCAAGATGCGCACTCATGAACCTTCAGAGAAGGATGGCCGAGCATTTGAAATCAATCCGAATTCAACTGATGGTAGCGGGGCCGTGATTACTAGAGCTTATGATTCTATTAAAATTGATCCTGGGGTTGACGAAGCTGCATACCTCTCCTGGGTGGAGAAGTTTAAGGAGACTTCACATTCTATTGAAAATGTCACAGTTGAACTAGAAAAGCAAAGATCAGCACCTGAAGAAAAGCTCTTGAAACGTGAAGCTAATAAGAAAAAAGCTGAAGAAAAGAGATTAGCCAAGTGGAAAGATTTGGGATACGAGACATTAGCGGTCAAAGATCCTGATAACATACCAAATCAGATTATTTCTGACTCAGGATCCGTCCAACTTGTATATGGAGATTGCACTGATCCATCAAAAATTTGCGCTGCAAAGCCTGCCATAATATTCAG TTGCGTAGATAATTCTGGGACATGGGGACGTGGAGGAATGTTTGATGCTTTGACAGGTCTCTCGACACACATTCCAGATGCTTATAAGCGTGCTTCTGAATCTGACGATCTTCACATGGGGGATCTTCACTTGATTCAGCTAGATG AAGACAACTGTAGCCGGACTTTGGTTGCACCTCTATGGGTGGCACTAGCTGTTATCCAGTCTTATAGTCCGAAGCGTAAAATTCCAAGAAGTGGAATCTCAATACCTGATTTGGAGCTGTGTTTATCAAAGGCGGCCTTctcagctgctcagcgttctg CGAGTATCCATATGCCCCGGATCGGTCAGCAGAGTGGCTCCCAAAGATCAGAGTGGTATACCATTGAACGCCTGCTCAGGAAATACGCATCACTTCATGGCATCGACATTTTTGT GTACTACTTCAGGCGATCACCCAAGCAACAGCCAGATTCAGATTAA